From the genome of Chroicocephalus ridibundus chromosome 1, bChrRid1.1, whole genome shotgun sequence, one region includes:
- the ST13 gene encoding hsc70-interacting protein, with translation MDARKLSELRAFVRLCKQNPALLHTEELAFLREWVESMGGTIPPAPANASAEETSKGKAEEQPEEPAKSPEPESEESDLEIDNEGVIEPDNDDPQEMGDENVEVTEEMMDQANEKKIEAINALSEGELQKAVDLFTDAIKLNPCLAILYAKRASVFVKLQKPNAAIRDCDRAIKINPDSAQTYKWRGKAHRLLGHWEEAAHDLALACKLDYDEDASAMLKEVQPRAQKIAEHRRKYERKREEKEIKERMERVKKAREEHERAQREEEARRQAGGAQFGGFPGGFPGGFPGAMPGGMPGMAGMPGLNEILSDPEVLAAMQDPEVMVAFQDVAQNPANMSKYQNNPKVMNLISKLSAKFGSKP, from the exons CATGGGAGGCACAATACCGCCTGCTCCAGCCAATGCCTCCGCAGAGGAGACAAGTAAG GGCAAAGCAGAGGAACAGCCAGAGGAGCCAGCTAAATCACCTGAACCAGAAAGTGAAGAGAGTGACTTAG AAATTGACAATGAGGGAGTGATTGAACCAGACAATGATGACCCTCAAGAAATGGGAGATGAAAATGTGGAG gtaACTGAAGAGATGATGGATCAAGCTAATGAGAAGAAGATTGAAGCAATAAATGCTCTAAGTGAAG GTGAACTTCAGAAGGCTGTCGACTTGTTCACAGATGCTATCAAGCTGAATCCTTGTTTGGCTATCTTGTACGCCAAGAGGGCAAG TGTTTTTGTGAAACTACAGAAGCCGAATGCTGCCATTAGGGATTGTGACAGAGCCATCAAGATTAATCCTGACTCAGCACAGACCTACAAATGGAGGGGGAAAGCACACAG ACTTCTGGGTCACTGGGAGGAGGCCGCTCACGATCTTGCATTAGCTTGTAAACTGGATTATGATGAAGATGCTAGTGCCATGCTGAAGGAGGTGCAACCAAGA GCTCAGAAAATTGCTGAACATCGCCGAAAATATGAGCGGAAacgtgaagaaaaagaaatcaaggaaaGAATGGAAAGAGTGAAGAAGGCACGGGAAGAGCATGAGAGAGCACAAAGG GAGGAAGAAGCAAGACGACAGGCAGGAGGAGCTCAGTTTGGTGGCTTCCCAGGTGGCTTcccag GTGGATTTCCTGGGGCTATGCCTGGAGGTATGCCAGGAATGGCAGGTATGCCAGGTCTCAATGAGATTCTCAGTGATCCAGAAGTCCTTGCAGCCATGCAG GATCCAGAAGTTATGGTTGCGTTCCAAGACGTTGCCCAGAACCCAGCAAATATGTCCAAGTACCAGAACAATCCCAAGGTCATGAATCTCATCAGTAAATTGTCTGCCAAATTTGGCAGTAAACCATAA